A DNA window from Linepithema humile isolate Giens D197 chromosome 6, Lhum_UNIL_v1.0, whole genome shotgun sequence contains the following coding sequences:
- the LOC105677039 gene encoding cytochrome P450 4C1-like isoform X2, protein MEDLVDLLILYQDQKLLRFLVMHFHSKVHTKILSNVKYINKSRMYEILHPWFGTGLLTSQGAKWQTRRKILTPAFHFNILQQFVDILIEESGRMIQSLKDVEGTVVKDLVPFMSEHTLNAICETAMGTSLQGLGESQHRYRKAVYEIGELFVRRMMRPWFYYTPVFELSPTGFRQRKVLKILHEFTEKIIAERKLYHERTNNRYLKNFENYNTGEIDGTEVYETRKKRLAMLDLLIAVSKENNITDLDIREEVDTFMFEGHDTSAMAACFTLLLLAEHKDVQERIRTEIDTAIQGNGKKYTMTLLQNLPYLDRCLKESLRLYPSVHLISRVASEDIKLDSYIIPAGTFIHINIYDVHRDPNFWPNPDVFDPDRFLPEKIRNRHSYSYVPFSAGPRNCIGQRFAMLELKAIIAPLVHNFYLESVDYLKDVRFKSDLVIRPAHPVRVKFIPIDRIKSCDATTNSSKVTD, encoded by the exons ATGGAAGATCTGGTCGACTTATTAATCTTATACCAGGACCAAAAGTTACTCCGATTTTTGGTAATGCATTTTCATTCCAAGGTTCACAcg aaaatactgagtaatgtgaaatatattaataagagTCGTATGTATGAGATTTTACATCCTTGGTTCGGAACCGGTCTTCTCACGAGCCAAG GTGCCAAGTGGCAGACACGACGAAAGATACTAACTCCCgcatttcattttaatatattacaacagtttgttgatattttaattgaggAGAGTGGTCGTATGATACAATCATTGAAAGATGTTGAAGGAACAGTTGTAAAAGATTTGGTACCATTTATGAGTGAACACACACTGAACGCAATATGCG AAACTGCTATGGGTACCTCTCTGCAAGGTCTTGGTGAGTCACAGCATCGGTATCGAAAAGCGGTTTACGAGATAGGCGAACTTTTTGTCCGCAG AATGATGAGGCCATGGTTTTATTACACTCCAGTATTTGAGTTGTCGCCAACAGGATTTCGGCAAAGAAAggttttgaaaatattgcatgAATTCACTGAAAAA ATTATTGCAGAAAGGAAACTTTATCATGAACGTACCAATaatcgatatttaaaaaattttgaaaattacaatacAGGAGAAATAGATGGAACCGAGGTATATGAAA CTCGAAAAAAACGACTTGCTATGTTGGATCTTTTAATAGCAGTGtctaaagaaaacaatataacgGATTTAGACATCAGAGAAGAAGTTGATACATTTATGTTTGAG GGTCATGATACTTCTGCGATGGCCGCatgttttactttattattattagctgAGCACAAAGATGTTCAG GAACGTATCAGAACTGAAATTGATACTGCGATACAAGGGAATGGAAAGAAGTATACGATGACATTGTTGCAAAATCTGCCATATTTAGACAGATGTTTAAAGGAATCACTACGATTGTATCCCAGCGTGCATCTCATATCACGTGTTGCTTCAGAAGACATAAAATTAG attcatatataatacCTGCTGGAACAttcatacatattaatatctatGATGTTCATAGAGATCCCAATTTTTGGCCTAATCCAGATGTATTTGATCCAGATAGATTTTTGCCAGAGAAAATACGAAATCGTCATTCTTATTCCTACGTACCTTTCAGCGCAGGACCAAGAAATTGCATAG gTCAACGGTTTGCCATGTTGGAATTGAAAGCTATAATAGCCCCTTTAGTGCATAACTTTTACTTGGAATCTGTTGATTATTTGAAAGATGTTCGATTTAAAAGCGATCTTGTGATTCGTCCTGCACATCCAGTCCGTGTAAAATTCATTCCAATTGACCGCATTAAATCATGCGATGCAACAACAAATTCTAGCAAGGTAACAGACTAA
- the LOC105677039 gene encoding cytochrome P450 4C1-like isoform X1 → MIISILLLFFFILLMYNYYVHHGRSGRLINLIPGPKVTPIFGNAFSFQGSHEELWKNWRSLTNDFYPITKLWMFFTPAVLIRHPDHLEKILSNVKYINKSRMYEILHPWFGTGLLTSQGAKWQTRRKILTPAFHFNILQQFVDILIEESGRMIQSLKDVEGTVVKDLVPFMSEHTLNAICETAMGTSLQGLGESQHRYRKAVYEIGELFVRRMMRPWFYYTPVFELSPTGFRQRKVLKILHEFTEKIIAERKLYHERTNNRYLKNFENYNTGEIDGTEVYETRKKRLAMLDLLIAVSKENNITDLDIREEVDTFMFEGHDTSAMAACFTLLLLAEHKDVQERIRTEIDTAIQGNGKKYTMTLLQNLPYLDRCLKESLRLYPSVHLISRVASEDIKLDSYIIPAGTFIHINIYDVHRDPNFWPNPDVFDPDRFLPEKIRNRHSYSYVPFSAGPRNCIGQRFAMLELKAIIAPLVHNFYLESVDYLKDVRFKSDLVIRPAHPVRVKFIPIDRIKSCDATTNSSKVTD, encoded by the exons atgattattagtatattgttattatttttctttatcttattaatgtataattattacgtacaTCATGGAAGATCTGGTCGACTTATTAATCTTATACCAGGACCAAAAGTTACTCCGATTTTTGGTAATGCATTTTCATTCCAAGGTTCACAcg AGGAACTTTGGAAGAATTGGCGTTCTCTCACTAACGACTTTTATCCTATAACGAAATTGTGGATGTTTTTTACGCCCGCGGTGTTAATTCGTCATCCAGATCATCtagaa aaaatactgagtaatgtgaaatatattaataagagTCGTATGTATGAGATTTTACATCCTTGGTTCGGAACCGGTCTTCTCACGAGCCAAG GTGCCAAGTGGCAGACACGACGAAAGATACTAACTCCCgcatttcattttaatatattacaacagtttgttgatattttaattgaggAGAGTGGTCGTATGATACAATCATTGAAAGATGTTGAAGGAACAGTTGTAAAAGATTTGGTACCATTTATGAGTGAACACACACTGAACGCAATATGCG AAACTGCTATGGGTACCTCTCTGCAAGGTCTTGGTGAGTCACAGCATCGGTATCGAAAAGCGGTTTACGAGATAGGCGAACTTTTTGTCCGCAG AATGATGAGGCCATGGTTTTATTACACTCCAGTATTTGAGTTGTCGCCAACAGGATTTCGGCAAAGAAAggttttgaaaatattgcatgAATTCACTGAAAAA ATTATTGCAGAAAGGAAACTTTATCATGAACGTACCAATaatcgatatttaaaaaattttgaaaattacaatacAGGAGAAATAGATGGAACCGAGGTATATGAAA CTCGAAAAAAACGACTTGCTATGTTGGATCTTTTAATAGCAGTGtctaaagaaaacaatataacgGATTTAGACATCAGAGAAGAAGTTGATACATTTATGTTTGAG GGTCATGATACTTCTGCGATGGCCGCatgttttactttattattattagctgAGCACAAAGATGTTCAG GAACGTATCAGAACTGAAATTGATACTGCGATACAAGGGAATGGAAAGAAGTATACGATGACATTGTTGCAAAATCTGCCATATTTAGACAGATGTTTAAAGGAATCACTACGATTGTATCCCAGCGTGCATCTCATATCACGTGTTGCTTCAGAAGACATAAAATTAG attcatatataatacCTGCTGGAACAttcatacatattaatatctatGATGTTCATAGAGATCCCAATTTTTGGCCTAATCCAGATGTATTTGATCCAGATAGATTTTTGCCAGAGAAAATACGAAATCGTCATTCTTATTCCTACGTACCTTTCAGCGCAGGACCAAGAAATTGCATAG gTCAACGGTTTGCCATGTTGGAATTGAAAGCTATAATAGCCCCTTTAGTGCATAACTTTTACTTGGAATCTGTTGATTATTTGAAAGATGTTCGATTTAAAAGCGATCTTGTGATTCGTCCTGCACATCCAGTCCGTGTAAAATTCATTCCAATTGACCGCATTAAATCATGCGATGCAACAACAAATTCTAGCAAGGTAACAGACTAA
- the LOC105677039 gene encoding cytochrome P450 4C1-like isoform X4, whose protein sequence is MHFHSKVHTKILSNVKYINKSRMYEILHPWFGTGLLTSQGAKWQTRRKILTPAFHFNILQQFVDILIEESGRMIQSLKDVEGTVVKDLVPFMSEHTLNAICETAMGTSLQGLGESQHRYRKAVYEIGELFVRRMMRPWFYYTPVFELSPTGFRQRKVLKILHEFTEKIIAERKLYHERTNNRYLKNFENYNTGEIDGTEVYETRKKRLAMLDLLIAVSKENNITDLDIREEVDTFMFEGHDTSAMAACFTLLLLAEHKDVQERIRTEIDTAIQGNGKKYTMTLLQNLPYLDRCLKESLRLYPSVHLISRVASEDIKLDSYIIPAGTFIHINIYDVHRDPNFWPNPDVFDPDRFLPEKIRNRHSYSYVPFSAGPRNCIGQRFAMLELKAIIAPLVHNFYLESVDYLKDVRFKSDLVIRPAHPVRVKFIPIDRIKSCDATTNSSKVTD, encoded by the exons ATGCATTTTCATTCCAAGGTTCACAcg aaaatactgagtaatgtgaaatatattaataagagTCGTATGTATGAGATTTTACATCCTTGGTTCGGAACCGGTCTTCTCACGAGCCAAG GTGCCAAGTGGCAGACACGACGAAAGATACTAACTCCCgcatttcattttaatatattacaacagtttgttgatattttaattgaggAGAGTGGTCGTATGATACAATCATTGAAAGATGTTGAAGGAACAGTTGTAAAAGATTTGGTACCATTTATGAGTGAACACACACTGAACGCAATATGCG AAACTGCTATGGGTACCTCTCTGCAAGGTCTTGGTGAGTCACAGCATCGGTATCGAAAAGCGGTTTACGAGATAGGCGAACTTTTTGTCCGCAG AATGATGAGGCCATGGTTTTATTACACTCCAGTATTTGAGTTGTCGCCAACAGGATTTCGGCAAAGAAAggttttgaaaatattgcatgAATTCACTGAAAAA ATTATTGCAGAAAGGAAACTTTATCATGAACGTACCAATaatcgatatttaaaaaattttgaaaattacaatacAGGAGAAATAGATGGAACCGAGGTATATGAAA CTCGAAAAAAACGACTTGCTATGTTGGATCTTTTAATAGCAGTGtctaaagaaaacaatataacgGATTTAGACATCAGAGAAGAAGTTGATACATTTATGTTTGAG GGTCATGATACTTCTGCGATGGCCGCatgttttactttattattattagctgAGCACAAAGATGTTCAG GAACGTATCAGAACTGAAATTGATACTGCGATACAAGGGAATGGAAAGAAGTATACGATGACATTGTTGCAAAATCTGCCATATTTAGACAGATGTTTAAAGGAATCACTACGATTGTATCCCAGCGTGCATCTCATATCACGTGTTGCTTCAGAAGACATAAAATTAG attcatatataatacCTGCTGGAACAttcatacatattaatatctatGATGTTCATAGAGATCCCAATTTTTGGCCTAATCCAGATGTATTTGATCCAGATAGATTTTTGCCAGAGAAAATACGAAATCGTCATTCTTATTCCTACGTACCTTTCAGCGCAGGACCAAGAAATTGCATAG gTCAACGGTTTGCCATGTTGGAATTGAAAGCTATAATAGCCCCTTTAGTGCATAACTTTTACTTGGAATCTGTTGATTATTTGAAAGATGTTCGATTTAAAAGCGATCTTGTGATTCGTCCTGCACATCCAGTCCGTGTAAAATTCATTCCAATTGACCGCATTAAATCATGCGATGCAACAACAAATTCTAGCAAGGTAACAGACTAA
- the LOC105677039 gene encoding cytochrome P450 4C1-like isoform X3, protein MFFTPAVLIRHPDHLEKILSNVKYINKSRMYEILHPWFGTGLLTSQGAKWQTRRKILTPAFHFNILQQFVDILIEESGRMIQSLKDVEGTVVKDLVPFMSEHTLNAICETAMGTSLQGLGESQHRYRKAVYEIGELFVRRMMRPWFYYTPVFELSPTGFRQRKVLKILHEFTEKIIAERKLYHERTNNRYLKNFENYNTGEIDGTEVYETRKKRLAMLDLLIAVSKENNITDLDIREEVDTFMFEGHDTSAMAACFTLLLLAEHKDVQERIRTEIDTAIQGNGKKYTMTLLQNLPYLDRCLKESLRLYPSVHLISRVASEDIKLDSYIIPAGTFIHINIYDVHRDPNFWPNPDVFDPDRFLPEKIRNRHSYSYVPFSAGPRNCIGQRFAMLELKAIIAPLVHNFYLESVDYLKDVRFKSDLVIRPAHPVRVKFIPIDRIKSCDATTNSSKVTD, encoded by the exons ATGTTTTTTACGCCCGCGGTGTTAATTCGTCATCCAGATCATCtagaa aaaatactgagtaatgtgaaatatattaataagagTCGTATGTATGAGATTTTACATCCTTGGTTCGGAACCGGTCTTCTCACGAGCCAAG GTGCCAAGTGGCAGACACGACGAAAGATACTAACTCCCgcatttcattttaatatattacaacagtttgttgatattttaattgaggAGAGTGGTCGTATGATACAATCATTGAAAGATGTTGAAGGAACAGTTGTAAAAGATTTGGTACCATTTATGAGTGAACACACACTGAACGCAATATGCG AAACTGCTATGGGTACCTCTCTGCAAGGTCTTGGTGAGTCACAGCATCGGTATCGAAAAGCGGTTTACGAGATAGGCGAACTTTTTGTCCGCAG AATGATGAGGCCATGGTTTTATTACACTCCAGTATTTGAGTTGTCGCCAACAGGATTTCGGCAAAGAAAggttttgaaaatattgcatgAATTCACTGAAAAA ATTATTGCAGAAAGGAAACTTTATCATGAACGTACCAATaatcgatatttaaaaaattttgaaaattacaatacAGGAGAAATAGATGGAACCGAGGTATATGAAA CTCGAAAAAAACGACTTGCTATGTTGGATCTTTTAATAGCAGTGtctaaagaaaacaatataacgGATTTAGACATCAGAGAAGAAGTTGATACATTTATGTTTGAG GGTCATGATACTTCTGCGATGGCCGCatgttttactttattattattagctgAGCACAAAGATGTTCAG GAACGTATCAGAACTGAAATTGATACTGCGATACAAGGGAATGGAAAGAAGTATACGATGACATTGTTGCAAAATCTGCCATATTTAGACAGATGTTTAAAGGAATCACTACGATTGTATCCCAGCGTGCATCTCATATCACGTGTTGCTTCAGAAGACATAAAATTAG attcatatataatacCTGCTGGAACAttcatacatattaatatctatGATGTTCATAGAGATCCCAATTTTTGGCCTAATCCAGATGTATTTGATCCAGATAGATTTTTGCCAGAGAAAATACGAAATCGTCATTCTTATTCCTACGTACCTTTCAGCGCAGGACCAAGAAATTGCATAG gTCAACGGTTTGCCATGTTGGAATTGAAAGCTATAATAGCCCCTTTAGTGCATAACTTTTACTTGGAATCTGTTGATTATTTGAAAGATGTTCGATTTAAAAGCGATCTTGTGATTCGTCCTGCACATCCAGTCCGTGTAAAATTCATTCCAATTGACCGCATTAAATCATGCGATGCAACAACAAATTCTAGCAAGGTAACAGACTAA
- the LOC105677039 gene encoding cytochrome P450 4C1-like isoform X5: protein MYEILHPWFGTGLLTSQGAKWQTRRKILTPAFHFNILQQFVDILIEESGRMIQSLKDVEGTVVKDLVPFMSEHTLNAICETAMGTSLQGLGESQHRYRKAVYEIGELFVRRMMRPWFYYTPVFELSPTGFRQRKVLKILHEFTEKIIAERKLYHERTNNRYLKNFENYNTGEIDGTEVYETRKKRLAMLDLLIAVSKENNITDLDIREEVDTFMFEGHDTSAMAACFTLLLLAEHKDVQERIRTEIDTAIQGNGKKYTMTLLQNLPYLDRCLKESLRLYPSVHLISRVASEDIKLDSYIIPAGTFIHINIYDVHRDPNFWPNPDVFDPDRFLPEKIRNRHSYSYVPFSAGPRNCIGQRFAMLELKAIIAPLVHNFYLESVDYLKDVRFKSDLVIRPAHPVRVKFIPIDRIKSCDATTNSSKVTD from the exons ATGTATGAGATTTTACATCCTTGGTTCGGAACCGGTCTTCTCACGAGCCAAG GTGCCAAGTGGCAGACACGACGAAAGATACTAACTCCCgcatttcattttaatatattacaacagtttgttgatattttaattgaggAGAGTGGTCGTATGATACAATCATTGAAAGATGTTGAAGGAACAGTTGTAAAAGATTTGGTACCATTTATGAGTGAACACACACTGAACGCAATATGCG AAACTGCTATGGGTACCTCTCTGCAAGGTCTTGGTGAGTCACAGCATCGGTATCGAAAAGCGGTTTACGAGATAGGCGAACTTTTTGTCCGCAG AATGATGAGGCCATGGTTTTATTACACTCCAGTATTTGAGTTGTCGCCAACAGGATTTCGGCAAAGAAAggttttgaaaatattgcatgAATTCACTGAAAAA ATTATTGCAGAAAGGAAACTTTATCATGAACGTACCAATaatcgatatttaaaaaattttgaaaattacaatacAGGAGAAATAGATGGAACCGAGGTATATGAAA CTCGAAAAAAACGACTTGCTATGTTGGATCTTTTAATAGCAGTGtctaaagaaaacaatataacgGATTTAGACATCAGAGAAGAAGTTGATACATTTATGTTTGAG GGTCATGATACTTCTGCGATGGCCGCatgttttactttattattattagctgAGCACAAAGATGTTCAG GAACGTATCAGAACTGAAATTGATACTGCGATACAAGGGAATGGAAAGAAGTATACGATGACATTGTTGCAAAATCTGCCATATTTAGACAGATGTTTAAAGGAATCACTACGATTGTATCCCAGCGTGCATCTCATATCACGTGTTGCTTCAGAAGACATAAAATTAG attcatatataatacCTGCTGGAACAttcatacatattaatatctatGATGTTCATAGAGATCCCAATTTTTGGCCTAATCCAGATGTATTTGATCCAGATAGATTTTTGCCAGAGAAAATACGAAATCGTCATTCTTATTCCTACGTACCTTTCAGCGCAGGACCAAGAAATTGCATAG gTCAACGGTTTGCCATGTTGGAATTGAAAGCTATAATAGCCCCTTTAGTGCATAACTTTTACTTGGAATCTGTTGATTATTTGAAAGATGTTCGATTTAAAAGCGATCTTGTGATTCGTCCTGCACATCCAGTCCGTGTAAAATTCATTCCAATTGACCGCATTAAATCATGCGATGCAACAACAAATTCTAGCAAGGTAACAGACTAA